From Chlamydiifrater volucris, one genomic window encodes:
- the rpsE gene encoding 30S ribosomal protein S5, which yields MTASKNSHHREDHLEEKVLFVNRCSKVVKGGRKFSFSALILVGDGKGRVGYGFAKANELTDAIRKGGEAAKKNLIRVKAMENGSIPHEVRVNFDGAQLLLKPAKPGTGIVAGSRVRLILEMAGAKDIVAKNIGSNNPVNQVKATFKALSELTVKEDVLKGRGVAND from the coding sequence ATGACAGCATCAAAAAACTCTCATCATAGAGAAGATCACTTGGAAGAGAAAGTTCTCTTCGTAAACCGGTGTTCAAAAGTTGTGAAAGGGGGAAGAAAATTTAGTTTTTCAGCCCTAATTTTGGTTGGTGATGGTAAGGGCCGTGTCGGCTACGGTTTTGCTAAGGCTAACGAGCTAACAGATGCGATAAGGAAAGGTGGAGAAGCTGCCAAAAAGAACTTGATCAGGGTTAAGGCTATGGAGAATGGCTCCATACCACATGAGGTTAGAGTGAATTTTGATGGAGCCCAGCTACTTTTGAAGCCCGCAAAGCCAGGAACAGGTATAGTGGCAGGATCTAGAGTCAGGTTGATTCTGGAAATGGCTGGGGCAAAGGATATCGTTGCAAAAAATATTGGATCCAATAATCCAGTCAATCAGGTGAAAGCTACTTTTAAAGCCCTTTCAGAGCTTACTGTTAAGGAAGACGTATTGAAGGGAAGAGGTGTTGCAAATGATTAA
- the rplO gene encoding 50S ribosomal protein L15 yields the protein MIKLESLFDHSGRKRRKKLLGRGPSSGHGKTSGRGHKGDGSRSGYKRRFGYEGGGVPLYRRVPTRGADVTRFASKVEEVTTERLDAAFQDGDEVSLFILKEKKIVSKKASGAKIILKGDLTKKLTCRDSLIQFSLGAQSVLGIS from the coding sequence ATGATTAAGTTAGAATCTTTGTTCGATCACTCGGGAAGAAAACGAAGGAAGAAGTTATTAGGACGGGGTCCCTCTTCTGGTCATGGAAAAACTTCTGGTCGAGGACATAAGGGGGATGGAAGTAGATCCGGTTATAAGCGACGCTTTGGCTATGAAGGGGGTGGGGTCCCTTTATATAGAAGGGTTCCGACTAGGGGTGCGGACGTAACTCGATTCGCAAGCAAAGTAGAGGAAGTTACCACGGAGAGATTGGATGCTGCTTTTCAAGATGGAGATGAAGTTTCTCTTTTTATCTTGAAGGAGAAGAAGATAGTCTCTAAGAAGGCCTCTGGTGCTAAGATTATTTTAAAAGGGGATTTGACTAAGAAGCTTACCTGTAGGGATTCTTTGATACAATTTTCCTTGGGGGCGCAGTCTGTCTTGGGAATTTCTTAG
- a CDS encoding lipoate--protein ligase family protein, which yields MLTNKCFLIYLKNTPIYQQLLVEEALLRCDSRNICLININPPSSIVLGISCNPIEDLFIENVLEDNIPVVRRYSGGGTVYLDQDTIMVSWIISENKPSLSPQDILLRSYTTYAPIFPPSFAIQGNDYVFDSKKFGGNGQYMQKGRFVHHTSFLWDMNLEKITRYLKLPQKQPDYRKNRSHSDFLTTLKPLFTKKETFVEALIERISNCIPLEKVKEESLSPFLEKEHRVATALLHLDHCR from the coding sequence ATGCTTACCAATAAATGCTTCCTAATCTACTTAAAAAATACTCCAATTTACCAGCAACTTCTTGTAGAAGAAGCTTTGTTACGTTGTGACTCCAGAAATATATGCTTAATTAATATTAATCCTCCGAGTTCGATCGTGCTTGGAATATCCTGTAACCCTATTGAGGACTTATTCATAGAAAACGTTCTCGAAGACAACATTCCTGTTGTTCGACGCTACAGCGGTGGAGGAACCGTTTACCTAGACCAGGATACCATTATGGTTTCTTGGATAATATCTGAAAATAAACCCTCACTCAGCCCCCAAGACATTCTTCTTCGTTCCTACACAACTTATGCCCCAATATTCCCCCCTTCTTTTGCTATACAAGGAAACGATTACGTCTTCGACTCTAAGAAATTTGGCGGGAATGGACAATACATGCAAAAAGGCCGATTTGTCCATCATACAAGTTTTTTGTGGGACATGAATCTTGAAAAAATTACCCGCTACCTAAAGCTACCACAAAAACAACCTGACTACAGAAAGAATCGCTCGCACTCAGACTTTTTAACAACGCTAAAGCCGCTCTTCACTAAAAAAGAAACTTTCGTAGAGGCCCTAATCGAAAGAATTTCAAATTGCATCCCCTTAGAAAAAGTCAAAGAAGAAAGTCTTTCCCCTTTTTTAGAGAAGGAGCACCGTGTAGCAACGGCACTCTTACACCTAGATCATTGTCGTTAA
- the gap gene encoding type I glyceraldehyde-3-phosphate dehydrogenase, producing MRIAINGFGRIGRLVLRQLLSRNSGLEVCAINDLVPGDGLAYLFKYDSTHGKFSKSVSCENEHLVIEGHNKIQFLAERDVTKLPWKDLGIDVVVESTGLFTQKEAASKHLEAGAKKVLISAPGKGEIPTFVMGVNHEKYDPSVDHIISNASCTTNCLAPLAKVVNDCFGIEEGLMTTVHAVTASQPVVDGPSKKDWRGGRSCLQNIIPASTGAAKAVTLCLPELKGKLTGMAFRVPTADVSVVDLTVRLAKSTSYEEICKAVKSASEGGMKGILGYTEDEVVSSDFKGSVFSSVFDAGAGIGLNDRFFKLVSWYDNEIGYATRVVDLLEYMSKKS from the coding sequence ATGAGAATTGCGATTAACGGGTTCGGTCGTATTGGCCGTTTGGTTTTAAGACAGCTTCTTAGTAGAAATTCTGGCCTGGAGGTTTGTGCTATAAATGATCTAGTTCCAGGTGATGGGCTGGCGTATCTTTTTAAATATGACTCCACCCACGGGAAGTTTTCTAAATCCGTTTCTTGTGAAAATGAGCATCTGGTTATTGAAGGGCACAATAAGATCCAGTTTCTTGCAGAGAGAGATGTAACGAAGCTACCTTGGAAAGATCTAGGGATTGACGTAGTCGTTGAGAGTACGGGGCTTTTTACTCAGAAGGAGGCTGCAAGTAAACATCTAGAGGCCGGAGCGAAAAAGGTGCTTATTTCAGCTCCTGGTAAGGGAGAGATTCCCACCTTTGTAATGGGGGTTAACCACGAAAAGTATGATCCATCTGTGGATCACATAATTTCTAATGCTTCATGTACTACAAACTGTCTGGCTCCCTTGGCTAAGGTTGTTAACGATTGTTTTGGTATAGAAGAAGGACTAATGACTACTGTTCACGCTGTCACAGCTTCTCAACCGGTTGTTGATGGCCCTTCTAAAAAGGACTGGAGAGGAGGGAGGAGTTGTTTGCAAAATATCATCCCAGCTTCTACAGGAGCCGCAAAAGCTGTTACGTTATGCCTTCCGGAGTTGAAGGGAAAGTTGACAGGTATGGCCTTTAGAGTGCCTACGGCAGATGTTTCTGTAGTAGATTTAACCGTGAGATTGGCGAAGAGTACTTCTTACGAAGAAATTTGCAAGGCTGTGAAGTCTGCTTCTGAAGGCGGGATGAAGGGAATATTAGGATACACGGAAGACGAAGTAGTTTCGTCAGATTTCAAGGGGTCTGTATTTTCTTCTGTTTTTGATGCTGGGGCAGGTATCGGGTTGAATGACAGGTTCTTTAAACTTGTTTCCTGGTACGATAATGAGATTGGCTATGCAACCCGTGTGGTTGATTTATTAGAATACATGTCCAAGAAGAGCTAA
- the secY gene encoding preprotein translocase subunit SecY — translation MITLKKIFSVIELRNRIYLTLLLLAACRIGVFIPVPGINGERALAYFKQLIGGGQNLFQLVDVFSGGAFAQMTVIALGVVPYISASIIVQLMMIFMPALQREVRESPDLGRRKIGKYTRLLTVGLAIIQAVLFAKFALRMDAAVPGIVLPIMLAPKLFGIPWVFYLTISLVMTTGTLLLMWIGEQISDKGIGNGVSLIIALGILSSFPSVVGSVINRLNIGSQEASDFGFLSLLLLLVVFVLVVLSTVLIIEGVRKIPVQYARRIIGRREVPGGGAHLPLKVNYAGVIPVIFASSLLMFPATIGQFMTSESSWLRRIALFISPGTWAYSVCFVLLIIFFTYFWTATQFHPEQIASEMKKNNAFIPGIKQGKATQAYLEYTMTRVTLLGAVFLAGIAIFPSILGRLLKVDSNVSYFLGGTAMLIVVGVILDTMKQIDAFLLMRRYDGFLKNKKG, via the coding sequence ATGATTACGTTAAAGAAGATCTTTTCGGTCATTGAGCTTAGAAATCGGATATACTTGACTCTTCTATTGTTGGCTGCTTGCCGTATAGGGGTGTTTATACCTGTTCCAGGTATTAATGGGGAAAGAGCTTTAGCGTATTTTAAACAACTCATAGGTGGTGGTCAGAATCTCTTTCAGCTAGTGGATGTGTTTTCTGGAGGGGCTTTTGCCCAGATGACGGTGATTGCTCTGGGTGTAGTGCCTTATATTTCGGCGTCCATTATAGTCCAGTTGATGATGATATTCATGCCAGCCCTTCAAAGAGAAGTCAGGGAGTCTCCGGATCTTGGTCGAAGAAAAATTGGGAAGTATACTCGTCTTTTGACTGTTGGATTAGCGATAATCCAGGCTGTGTTATTTGCAAAATTTGCTCTTCGGATGGATGCGGCTGTTCCGGGCATTGTTCTTCCTATCATGCTTGCTCCTAAGCTATTTGGGATCCCTTGGGTTTTTTATTTAACAATCTCCTTAGTCATGACTACAGGGACATTGCTGTTGATGTGGATTGGTGAGCAAATTTCGGATAAAGGGATAGGAAATGGAGTTAGCTTGATTATAGCCTTGGGGATACTTTCTTCCTTTCCTTCTGTTGTGGGTTCCGTCATTAATCGTTTGAACATAGGGTCTCAAGAAGCCTCCGATTTTGGTTTTCTTTCTCTGTTACTCTTGCTTGTCGTGTTTGTTTTGGTCGTGCTTTCTACGGTTTTAATTATAGAAGGTGTTCGTAAGATCCCTGTTCAGTATGCTAGGAGGATTATTGGGCGTAGGGAGGTTCCCGGAGGAGGAGCTCATCTTCCTCTGAAGGTCAATTATGCGGGAGTTATTCCTGTAATTTTTGCCTCTTCTTTGCTTATGTTTCCTGCTACCATTGGGCAGTTTATGACTTCAGAGTCTTCATGGTTAAGGCGGATAGCATTATTTATTTCTCCAGGAACCTGGGCGTACTCTGTGTGTTTTGTGTTGCTTATAATTTTCTTTACGTATTTTTGGACAGCCACACAGTTTCATCCGGAACAAATTGCTTCTGAAATGAAAAAGAATAACGCTTTTATTCCTGGAATTAAGCAAGGGAAAGCTACCCAAGCGTATCTGGAGTACACAATGACTAGAGTAACGCTTCTTGGTGCAGTTTTTCTTGCCGGGATAGCTATATTTCCTTCAATTTTGGGTCGTCTTCTTAAAGTAGACTCCAACGTGAGTTATTTTTTAGGAGGGACTGCAATGTTGATTGTTGTTGGAGTTATTCTTGATACGATGAAACAAATAGACGCTTTTCTCCTGATGAGGAGATATGACGGCTTTTTAAAAAACAAAAAGGGCTAG
- the rplR gene encoding 50S ribosomal protein L18 — protein MESSLLKSNSMKRRRALRVRKHLRGSLERPRLCVVKTNKHLYVQLIDDEQGKTLGSASTIVKALKNTDLAKKSRESAKHLGEKIAEIGKGLNISKVVFDRGPFKYHGVVAAIADAAREGGLQF, from the coding sequence ATGGAAAGTTCTCTTCTTAAGTCAAATTCGATGAAACGACGAAGAGCTCTCAGGGTTAGAAAGCATTTGAGAGGGTCCTTAGAGAGACCAAGGCTTTGTGTTGTAAAGACGAATAAGCATCTTTACGTTCAGCTCATAGATGATGAACAAGGAAAAACTCTTGGATCAGCTTCTACGATAGTAAAAGCATTAAAGAATACGGACCTAGCTAAGAAGAGTAGAGAGTCTGCGAAGCATCTAGGAGAGAAGATTGCTGAGATAGGAAAGGGTCTTAATATTAGTAAGGTTGTATTTGATCGGGGTCCCTTTAAGTACCATGGGGTTGTGGCTGCGATAGCGGATGCAGCGAGAGAAGGTGGATTGCAGTTTTAA
- the ndk gene encoding nucleoside-diphosphate kinase, which translates to MERTLSIIKPDSVAKANIGAIVSVFEKAGLKIAAMKMMHLSKKQAEGFYFVHKSRPFFGELVDFMISGPVVVMVLEGENAIARNRELMGATDPKNAAEGTIRALYGESVGINAVHGSDSLENALIEVAYFFASTEIVNAS; encoded by the coding sequence TTGGAAAGAACGTTATCTATTATCAAACCGGATTCTGTTGCTAAAGCAAATATAGGGGCTATAGTTTCCGTCTTTGAAAAGGCTGGATTGAAAATAGCGGCAATGAAGATGATGCACTTGTCTAAAAAACAAGCAGAGGGATTTTATTTTGTTCATAAATCTAGGCCATTTTTTGGAGAATTAGTAGATTTTATGATTTCAGGGCCTGTTGTTGTCATGGTTTTGGAAGGAGAAAATGCCATAGCTCGCAATAGGGAGTTAATGGGAGCAACAGATCCTAAAAATGCGGCTGAAGGTACCATTCGAGCTCTCTACGGTGAGTCCGTAGGGATTAATGCGGTGCATGGGTCTGATAGTTTAGAAAACGCTTTAATAGAAGTGGCTTATTTTTTTGCTAGTACAGAAATTGTTAATGCCTCTTAA
- the rpsH gene encoding 30S ribosomal protein S8 — translation MGTTSDPIADLLTRIRNALAAEHTFIDVAHSKIKESIIAILKKKGFIAQYLVKEENRKKTMRIFLKYGENRKPVIKGLRRVSKPSLRVYVPSSKIPYVFGNMGISVLSTSKGVIEGSLARSSNVGGELLCLVW, via the coding sequence ATGGGAACTACCAGTGATCCTATAGCGGATTTGCTTACAAGAATTAGGAACGCTTTGGCTGCAGAGCACACTTTCATAGATGTGGCTCATAGTAAGATAAAGGAGTCAATAATAGCGATCCTTAAGAAGAAAGGTTTTATTGCTCAGTATCTCGTCAAGGAAGAGAATAGAAAGAAAACTATGCGTATTTTCCTCAAATATGGGGAGAATAGGAAGCCTGTTATCAAGGGGTTAAGAAGGGTATCAAAGCCTTCTCTTAGGGTGTATGTTCCTTCCTCTAAGATTCCCTACGTATTTGGGAATATGGGTATTTCTGTTCTTTCTACTTCTAAGGGGGTAATCGAGGGTTCGTTGGCAAGGAGTAGCAACGTAGGTGGTGAGTTGCTCTGTCTTGTTTGGTAA
- a CDS encoding DNA-directed RNA polymerase subunit alpha, whose translation MTEQEEPALLYDKFELPECVRVKAIEGQSSDKKVRFVAEPLEKGVGHTLGNALRRILLIGLEAPAIVSFSMTGVLHEYMSVEGIVEDVTNIVLNLKGSLLRMLPMRGSEEGRSIRNVRSQINVDASLLAESNGCYQVRLIDLLKGGEFEAVNPEHVIFSVTKPMQVDIELKVAFGRGYITSERIQLESKGVNEIVLDAAFSPVSLVNYFVEDTRVGQDTDFDRLILDVETDGRISPKEAVSFATQILVKHFAIFEKMDERKLVFEETVSIEKESKDDMLHKLVLGINEIELSVRSTNCLSNANIETIGELVIMPEPRLLQFRNFGKKSLSEIKNKLKEMKLELGMDLSSFGVGLDNVKEKMKWYAEKIRSKNTKG comes from the coding sequence ATGACAGAACAAGAAGAACCAGCTTTACTGTACGATAAATTCGAACTCCCTGAATGTGTTAGAGTGAAGGCTATAGAAGGGCAGTCTTCGGATAAAAAAGTTCGGTTTGTTGCTGAGCCTTTAGAGAAGGGTGTGGGACACACTTTAGGAAACGCTTTGCGTCGCATACTTTTGATTGGCCTTGAGGCTCCAGCTATTGTTTCCTTCTCCATGACGGGAGTTTTGCACGAGTATATGTCCGTTGAGGGGATTGTTGAGGATGTAACTAACATAGTCTTAAATTTGAAAGGTTCTTTGCTCAGGATGCTTCCGATGCGAGGTAGCGAAGAAGGAAGGAGTATACGAAATGTTCGCTCCCAAATTAATGTGGACGCCTCACTTTTAGCTGAGAGTAATGGGTGTTACCAAGTCAGGCTTATTGATTTATTGAAAGGTGGAGAATTCGAGGCGGTTAATCCAGAACATGTCATTTTTTCTGTGACAAAGCCTATGCAGGTGGACATTGAGTTGAAAGTTGCTTTCGGAAGAGGATATATTACTTCGGAAAGGATTCAGCTTGAAAGTAAGGGAGTTAACGAAATAGTTCTTGATGCCGCCTTTTCCCCTGTTTCTTTGGTTAATTACTTCGTTGAAGATACTCGCGTAGGGCAGGATACAGATTTTGATAGATTGATTTTAGATGTGGAAACCGATGGTCGAATATCTCCTAAGGAAGCGGTTTCCTTTGCAACTCAGATATTAGTGAAACACTTTGCTATTTTCGAGAAAATGGACGAGCGCAAATTGGTCTTTGAGGAAACGGTCTCAATAGAGAAGGAAAGTAAAGACGATATGTTGCATAAGCTAGTTCTTGGCATTAACGAAATAGAGCTTTCTGTTCGTTCTACGAATTGTTTGTCTAACGCAAATATAGAGACAATAGGTGAGCTGGTTATTATGCCAGAGCCTCGTTTGTTGCAATTCCGAAACTTTGGTAAAAAATCTCTTTCCGAAATTAAAAATAAGTTGAAGGAGATGAAATTAGAGTTAGGAATGGATCTAAGCTCGTTTGGAGTTGGTCTCGATAATGTGAAGGAAAAAATGAAATGGTATGCGGAGAAGATCCGGTCTAAGAATACAAAAGGGTAA
- the rplQ gene encoding 50S ribosomal protein L17 produces MQHASKKFRVGRTSSHNRCMIANMLKSLIDLERIETTLPKAKELRRHADRMITLAKKNTLAGVRLASARLMIRYNKLSPKEARKAKAGDVSCYNTDRRVINKLFKDLGVRFSNRQGGYTRILRLQNRVGDNAQKCIIEFLSN; encoded by the coding sequence ATGCAGCATGCTAGTAAGAAATTTAGGGTCGGAAGGACTTCTTCTCATAACCGTTGTATGATAGCGAATATGTTGAAGTCGTTGATTGACCTGGAAAGGATAGAAACGACTTTGCCTAAAGCAAAGGAACTGCGTCGACATGCTGATCGGATGATCACCTTGGCAAAGAAGAATACCTTAGCTGGTGTGAGATTAGCTTCGGCTAGGCTGATGATTCGGTACAACAAATTGTCCCCAAAAGAGGCTAGGAAGGCAAAAGCTGGGGATGTTTCTTGTTACAATACTGACCGAAGAGTCATAAATAAGCTATTTAAGGATTTGGGGGTTCGGTTCAGTAATAGGCAAGGCGGTTACACTAGGATTTTGAGATTGCAAAATAGAGTTGGTGATAATGCTCAAAAGTGTATTATAGAGTTTTTAAGCAACTAG
- the rplF gene encoding 50S ribosomal protein L6, which yields MSRKARDPIQLPKGVEVSLNGEEIIVKGPKGVLSQKLVREVVVSVDDRNITVQPSPDVVDRPSRLQGLFWALIANMVKGVSEGFEKKLEMIGVGFRAAVQGSLLDLSIGVSHPVKMPIPSELQVSVEKNTLISVKGINKQLVGEFAAKVRAKRPPEPYKGKGIRYEGEYVRRKAGKAAKTGKK from the coding sequence ATGTCTCGTAAAGCTCGAGATCCCATTCAGCTTCCTAAAGGGGTGGAAGTTTCTTTGAATGGCGAAGAGATTATTGTAAAAGGGCCAAAAGGGGTTTTATCCCAGAAGTTGGTTAGGGAAGTAGTAGTTTCTGTAGATGATAGGAATATTACGGTTCAGCCTTCTCCCGACGTTGTAGATAGACCTAGTCGTTTGCAAGGGCTTTTTTGGGCGCTGATTGCAAACATGGTGAAGGGTGTCTCTGAGGGATTTGAAAAAAAATTGGAGATGATAGGAGTCGGTTTTAGAGCTGCTGTTCAAGGATCTTTATTGGATCTGTCTATAGGGGTCTCTCATCCGGTAAAAATGCCTATTCCGTCTGAATTACAAGTCTCCGTTGAAAAAAACACGCTTATTTCAGTTAAGGGTATCAACAAACAGTTAGTTGGGGAGTTTGCGGCTAAAGTGCGGGCGAAACGTCCTCCAGAGCCTTATAAGGGGAAAGGTATTCGCTATGAGGGAGAGTATGTTCGTCGTAAGGCTGGTAAGGCTGCAAAAACTGGTAAAAAATAG
- the rpsK gene encoding 30S ribosomal protein S11 — translation MVKNQMQVKKGAKKKITKSVPSGVVHVKATFNNTIVTITDPAGNVISWASAGKVGYSGSRKSSAFAATVAAQDAAKIAMNAGLKEVEVCLKGTGAGRESVVRALIGSGLVVSLIRDATPVPHNGCRPRKRRRV, via the coding sequence TTGGTTAAAAATCAAATGCAGGTCAAGAAGGGAGCTAAAAAGAAAATCACGAAAAGTGTTCCTTCTGGAGTTGTTCATGTTAAGGCGACATTCAATAATACCATTGTGACCATCACAGATCCTGCAGGCAATGTGATTTCTTGGGCTTCTGCAGGTAAGGTTGGGTATTCTGGATCCAGAAAGTCTTCAGCGTTCGCGGCTACAGTCGCCGCTCAGGATGCTGCGAAGATAGCTATGAATGCTGGGTTGAAAGAAGTAGAAGTATGCTTGAAAGGCACAGGGGCAGGGAGAGAGTCCGTGGTCCGAGCTTTGATAGGGTCTGGTTTAGTTGTTTCTCTTATCAGGGATGCTACACCAGTGCCGCACAACGGGTGCAGGCCTAGAAAAAGACGAAGAGTTTAA
- the ruvC gene encoding crossover junction endodeoxyribonuclease RuvC: MGDAFSTKDLILGIDPGTATTGYAFLYVEKRYRFVPYKFGKIEPSPRLSLTQRYRILFENMRDLITENKPSVVVLETQFVHKNPQSTIKLGMARGVLVLAASLNEIPVFEYPPAVAKVAVVGKGNARKEQVQLMTSRLLGLPDLQKPSNEDVADAFALAICHAQSRNRLTSRVVL, encoded by the coding sequence TTGGGTGATGCGTTTTCTACAAAAGATCTTATATTAGGGATTGATCCGGGGACAGCAACTACGGGTTATGCTTTTTTATATGTTGAAAAACGGTATCGCTTCGTTCCCTATAAATTTGGAAAAATAGAACCCTCTCCTAGATTATCTTTGACTCAAAGGTACCGTATTCTCTTTGAAAACATGAGGGATCTCATTACAGAGAACAAGCCTTCTGTAGTCGTATTAGAGACACAGTTTGTTCACAAAAATCCTCAAAGTACTATAAAGTTAGGCATGGCTCGGGGTGTGTTGGTCTTAGCAGCTTCTCTGAACGAAATTCCGGTGTTTGAGTACCCTCCCGCTGTGGCTAAGGTAGCCGTGGTAGGGAAAGGAAATGCAAGGAAAGAACAAGTCCAATTGATGACTAGCCGATTGTTAGGATTGCCGGACTTGCAAAAACCGTCCAACGAAGATGTTGCAGATGCTTTTGCTTTGGCTATTTGTCATGCGCAGTCTCGAAATAGATTAACATCCAGAGTAGTTTTGTAG
- the rplE gene encoding 50S ribosomal protein L5, with translation MSRLKELYCTEIRQKLSEKFLYRNVMQIPVLKKIVISMGLAEAAKDKNLFQSHLEELAYISGQKPLVTKAKNSIAGFKLREGQGIGAKVTLRGKRMYDFMDRFCNIASPRIRDFRGFGLKGDGRGCYSLGLDDQQIFPEVDLDKVKRSQGMNITWVTTAKTDEECLELLRAMGLRFKKAE, from the coding sequence ATGAGTAGGTTGAAGGAATTATATTGCACAGAAATTAGACAGAAACTATCTGAGAAATTTCTGTATCGGAATGTAATGCAAATCCCTGTCTTAAAAAAGATTGTCATAAGCATGGGATTAGCTGAAGCAGCAAAAGATAAGAATCTTTTCCAGTCTCATTTAGAAGAGTTAGCGTATATTTCTGGTCAAAAACCGCTTGTTACTAAGGCAAAAAACTCTATTGCAGGATTTAAGTTGAGGGAAGGTCAAGGGATTGGAGCCAAAGTTACTCTTCGAGGGAAGAGAATGTATGATTTTATGGATAGATTCTGTAATATAGCTTCTCCTAGAATTAGGGACTTCAGAGGTTTTGGATTGAAGGGAGACGGTAGGGGTTGCTATTCCTTAGGGTTGGATGATCAGCAAATTTTCCCTGAAGTAGATCTTGATAAGGTTAAAAGGTCTCAAGGTATGAATATCACTTGGGTAACCACAGCAAAAACGGACGAAGAGTGTTTGGAGTTGCTGAGAGCTATGGGTCTACGATTTAAGAAGGCAGAATAA
- the rplX gene encoding 50S ribosomal protein L24: MSKKTIRKGDVVRVISGNAKGSVGKVLACSDDRVTVEGVNVRIKNVRKSQENPKGKRISIEAPVHISNVRLSIDGNPAKLSVRYGENGQKELWQKKPDGSFALYRVVGRKD; encoded by the coding sequence ATGAGTAAAAAGACGATTCGCAAGGGTGATGTAGTTCGAGTCATTTCCGGAAACGCAAAAGGAAGTGTAGGGAAAGTTCTTGCTTGTTCGGATGATAGGGTTACCGTAGAAGGGGTTAACGTTCGTATAAAAAATGTTAGGAAGAGTCAAGAGAATCCTAAAGGGAAGCGTATTTCGATAGAAGCTCCAGTTCATATTTCTAACGTCCGTTTATCTATAGATGGAAATCCGGCAAAGCTATCTGTCAGGTATGGTGAGAACGGGCAGAAAGAGCTTTGGCAAAAGAAACCAGACGGATCATTTGCTCTTTATCGTGTTGTAGGGAGAAAGGACTAA
- the rpsM gene encoding 30S ribosomal protein S13, translating into MPRIIGTDIPAKKKLVVSLTYIYGIGPALSAEIIRKLQLNPDSKAGELTEEEIGRLNALLQAEYLVEGDLRRSVQSDIKRLIAIHSYRGSRHRLSLPVRGQRTKTNSRTRKGKRKTVAGKKK; encoded by the coding sequence ATGCCACGCATTATTGGAACAGATATTCCAGCGAAGAAAAAGTTAGTTGTGAGCCTTACGTATATTTACGGAATAGGGCCAGCTTTGTCTGCAGAGATTATTCGGAAATTGCAGTTGAATCCTGATTCGAAGGCAGGAGAGTTGACTGAGGAGGAAATTGGAAGGTTAAATGCTTTGTTGCAGGCGGAGTATTTGGTCGAAGGGGATCTCAGACGCAGTGTTCAGTCTGATATCAAACGTTTAATAGCGATACACTCCTATCGAGGGTCGAGACATCGCTTGTCTCTACCTGTTAGAGGTCAACGAACGAAAACGAATTCGCGTACTCGAAAAGGGAAACGTAAGACCGTAGCCGGTAAAAAGAAATAA
- the ruvA gene encoding Holliday junction branch migration protein RuvA: MFEYIRGTLSNAFPTYLVVDVGGLGYCIYVPERLSIELSSKIEQEVIVFVHSIVRETENILYGFSSREERECFRLLIASSGIGPKLACSILNSFSLAQLSSVVRSEDSKTIASVPGLGKKTAEKLMVDLKEKLPALIHSLGGIGKDRGLMLRKSGSSLKENGILALISLGYSKILAEKMITEALQELPEESSLEKIIPVALKKAF, encoded by the coding sequence ATGTTTGAGTACATTCGAGGGACGTTGTCTAATGCTTTCCCTACCTATTTAGTAGTTGACGTGGGTGGTTTGGGGTATTGTATTTACGTCCCAGAACGTTTGTCTATAGAGTTGTCTTCCAAAATAGAGCAGGAAGTTATCGTTTTTGTTCATTCCATTGTTAGGGAGACAGAAAATATTTTGTATGGGTTTTCTTCCAGGGAGGAGAGGGAATGTTTTCGACTTTTGATAGCGTCTTCTGGGATTGGTCCTAAGTTAGCTTGCTCAATTTTGAATTCGTTTTCTTTAGCACAATTGTCCTCTGTTGTTCGGTCTGAGGACAGTAAGACAATAGCTTCCGTCCCTGGGTTAGGGAAGAAAACTGCAGAGAAGTTAATGGTAGATTTAAAAGAAAAATTGCCAGCATTGATTCATTCTTTGGGGGGAATTGGGAAAGATCGCGGTCTTATGCTAAGAAAATCTGGTTCCAGTCTAAAGGAAAATGGAATTTTGGCATTGATTTCCTTGGGTTATTCAAAAATTTTAGCAGAAAAGATGATAACAGAAGCTCTCCAAGAATTACCGGAAGAAAGTTCTTTAGAGAAAATTATCCCGGTAGCTTTAAAGAAAGCTTTCTAA